The following nucleotide sequence is from Pirellulales bacterium.
CGGCTTCGCCCGGCGCTAGCGGGCAAAAGCACGTATCCAAGTGGTAATAGTACGGATCGACCAATTCGACCGGAATCACGCGGCAGCCTAGCAACTCGCCGATTTGTTGATGTCCGCGGGCGTGACTCCGAAAGCGATAGCCCGCAAATAGCGTGTCGCCACAGAACAACGCATCGCCGGCACCTTCAAAATGCAAGTCGTCGGGGACGTGGTGGATTTCATACCCGGCTATCCGCAGCCAGGCTTCGTCGAACGCCACTTCGCCTTGCCGTTCAGGATGGCGAAACCGAGCCATCACGGCAATGTTTCGGTAGATCAACGCGGCATTGGCGGTAAACACCAAGTCGGGCAGACCCGGCTGCGGCGGCAAGAGTTCGATCGCCGCCCCGGCAGTTTCGAGCAGTTGCTTCAAGGCCGCCCATTGCTGGCGCGCCTTGGCCGGATCGCTCTGCCGCTGCCGGCTCATCCAAGGATTGATTTCGTATTCAATCCCGTAGTAATCGGGCGGGCACATGAGAATAGTGGGAGCAGTGAAAGGCATGAGAGCTGCAATTGCTTCTAGTCGGGCGGAATATCGTGCCACCAGTGAGCATCGACATAACGCGTGAAACGGTCAATGTTGGTCGTGACGATCACGGCGTGCAAATCATACCCAAACTCCGCGACCTTCGCTCGTGCCGCCGAGACGCGAACGAGGTTCTCGGTTGAGGCAAACAGATCGGGCCATTTCAAGCAACTCTCATCCTCGGCATTTCGGCTCCGATTGCGAAACAAGCCCAAGTCGATGGGAGCAAGCAGCACAGCTTGACTCATGAAAACATCTTTCGTGAAGTGCGGCAGTTCTCGTCCAACGCGTTATTGAAAAATTCCAGAGTCCCTTGCTGATCTTCGCCGGCTACTTCGACGCATTCGATCCAAGATCGCAGCATTTCGCCAAACTGCCGCTTTTGTTCCTCGGTGGGAATCGTCGGTTTTGCCTGTAATTCCGCGATCATACCACATCTCGATCAAAATGTTCTTTGATCCATTTTCGGCGTACGTTGTGGCCTAGTCCACATCGGCGAGTCGCCGCGCTGACTCCTGAAAAGCTCCGCGACGGAGTATGCATGATAGGTTAGGACGCTTTCTCAAGCATCCGCACTTCCTCCACCAGCGCCCGTAAAAACGGCTCGACGTCGGTCACCAGTCCCACCGTTTGAAACGAGCCGCGGTCGTTGAGTTTGATCACCGTCGAAGGATTGATATCGACGCAGACAACCTTGACCCACGCGGGCAGCAAGTTGCCGACGGCCACGGAGTGCAGCGTCGTGGCGATCATCAGGCAAAAATCGATGTCGCGAATTTTCGCGCGCATTTGTCGCTGAGCTTCCATCGCATCGGTGATGACGTCGGGCAACGGGCCGTCGTCGCGAATGCTGCCGGCAAGCAGGAAATCGATATTGTGCTTGACGCACTCGTACATGATGCCGCTCTTGAGTACTCCTTGATCGACGGCTTGACGAATTCCACCGGCGCGACGGATGCGATTGATCGCGCGCAAATGATGCTCGTGCCCGGCTTCGGCCAAATCTCCGCGCTCGAGATGGACGCCAAGGCTGGTCGAAAACAACGCCTGTTCGATGTCGTGCGTCGCCAGCGCATTGCCGGCGAACAAACGATGAATATAGCCGCGGCGGATGAGTTCGCACACGTATGGCCCGCTGCCGGTGTGGATGATCGCAGGGCCGCCGACGAGGAGCGATTTGCCGCCGGTTTGTTTGGTGCGAAACATCTCCTGTGCGATTTGGCGGATTGCGACGCCCTTGGGCTTTTCGGTCGAAACGGCGCTGTTCATGAACTCGAACGCCTGTCGCTCCATCTTCTTCTGCTCGGGAAAGACGCGGACGCCCATATGGCCAACGACAATTTTCATGCCGCGGCGGACATCGGTCATCGCAATGCAGCGAGCCTTGCCAGCCTCAGCATCCACGACGATGCCACAGTCCATTTCCTGATCGCCCACTGCGGCCCAATGTCCGCCAAGGCGCACTTCGGTTCGCTGGTT
It contains:
- a CDS encoding amidinotransferase codes for the protein MPFTAPTILMCPPDYYGIEYEINPWMSRQRQSDPAKARQQWAALKQLLETAGAAIELLPPQPGLPDLVFTANAALIYRNIAVMARFRHPERQGEVAFDEAWLRIAGYEIHHVPDDLHFEGAGDALFCGDTLFAGYRFRSHARGHQQIGELLGCRVIPVELVDPYYYHLDTCFCPLAPGEAVYFPPAFDDYGRAALEAHIPQLIEIDPVEASSFAGNAVVVGRDVVTNTGCPKLHQALRQRGFTPHETPLDEFVKAGGSAKCLTLRLDGEAAAGWRE
- a CDS encoding TIGR00300 family protein translates to MDKSVSSAELPYVEDVEVRGHIIDSLILPKVLDVITACGGAFRIKKINIGHGRIDPSFALLEVQAGTQSRLDEILAQIADHGAEPTTMHDARLVDADIDGAFPEDFYSTTNQRTEVRLGGHWAAVGDQEMDCGIVVDAEAGKARCIAMTDVRRGMKIVVGHMGVRVFPEQKKMERQAFEFMNSAVSTEKPKGVAIRQIAQEMFRTKQTGGKSLLVGGPAIIHTGSGPYVCELIRRGYIHRLFAGNALATHDIEQALFSTSLGVHLERGDLAEAGHEHHLRAINRIRRAGGIRQAVDQGVLKSGIMYECVKHNIDFLLAGSIRDDGPLPDVITDAMEAQRQMRAKIRDIDFCLMIATTLHSVAVGNLLPAWVKVVCVDINPSTVIKLNDRGSFQTVGLVTDVEPFLRALVEEVRMLEKAS